The Primulina tabacum isolate GXHZ01 chromosome 10, ASM2559414v2, whole genome shotgun sequence region ctacacccttctggttacgatattttgcatgaataaatgttttgacactgtgagaattcaactctatatgggtgggaatcccaaccatacgtacccttacgcggtgggggagataaccgctatacggcctcgtccccttagaggagtaaaaattagggactgatatcagtaaaccattgaaagtagatgaatctcagtgtcgggttaatgatgcgcacgtgataagaattatgtttgcatggtatgtatatttcgaaaattgcatgttgttttgttgtactcgaacggcccccacttgctgagtatttcccaaaatactcaccccttacaacattctcagataaatccgaagagcagattgaagaagaagaatctgaacaattttggggctggtgaattgTTTTAATCTCGAGAGTTGCTAgtaaagaggtttctgaattttggtactcaagttttatgtaaaaacatttccgcatttatttcattagttatttcagttgtaaagactttggtttttgagattatgattaataaactggtatttcggtttatactatgctacgaggctggttgtttcaattgtgtgattgttaaacgacgtcggtgtcaaatcccgagtttcggggcgtgacagaagCATGTTATCATCCTGAGCTGTCTGTCTTTTTTGAATTACATTAATCCTAAATCCTATTTTTTTatctataatatatttttttagttgAAATTGGAATTGGAATTGAAAATTGCTTTTACCAAGATATTAATCATAtcctaaaaattatattaatgtCCTTCCTTTTGTAACTAAATACACGAATTACAGCCAAAATAACCACTGAATATGCTaacgaaaataaaattataacataTATTTATAATGGAAATGTCAAATTTAATGTAATGCAATCCAgccatatatataaatacaattTAATGCTTTGAAGTAGTCTTTTTGTTCTTTTCTCCTATACTTCAAATTAATTTCCATGAACAAATATTCTTGGGTTGCCTAGGTGCGAATCTGTTTAGTGCCAAAATCTGTCATTTCTTCAACGAAGATATTTCGATTGCAAGAGTATCTTGTCACTTGCCGTGGTTTATTTGCTTGCCTTCTTCCATATAGAATTCGATGACAAACAAATTCGAAGTGCATTGCATGGAGTACTAGAGAAATAATAGTGTCAATACGAGCTATCAACACGGGTGACTTGCAATCCGTCGCGACCTACGATTACACAGGGTGGGGTGTTTTGGCGGATGCAGTCGGTTTGACAACTTTAACTGTCAGATTAGGTGGGACAAGGCGGAGGGAGAAACTGATAACTCAAATCACCTATTTTTATGTGGTGGGATGATCTAACTCAGGATATCTACCACGTTTTGACAGATCTAGTGAGATGAGATTGTGAATGTTAATATGATAATTTGAAAGATATCGATAACATAACTATTTTTTTCAACTTCGATTAAAATAAAACGTGAGCCAAATGCAGGACGATGTAATGACATTGAATCTTATTCTTGGTACCACGGAACGGCTTGCAAAATTGTTCCTATTAGCCAAGTTTCAGAGGTGAAAACAATAATAAGTAGAAGAACGAGGGTCTAATTAATATTAAACATAGTTCATGGGTCTTCTggaataatccaaaaataactttttttagagggaaaataaaataaaattttcgttAATAATTATCGTTATTAACTGTTTAGAAGGCTGATTTTAGCAATTTCAGAAAGTGAAGCACAGAggtcgagagcaagaaagaatCGGCAAAAATGGTGGCTCGCAAATTTGTTGTTCAACACGGAGATTCGGCCTTCGATTTAGATTACGATACAGATGATGGATTCGAAGTTCTTTTCTTCATTTCCTGCTTCGATTTTTAGTCTCTTTCAGTTTAATGATCTCAAACGTTTTTTTTTTGCTGTTTCGTTTGATTGCGTTTTCAGGTTCTCAAGTTCCAGCTTTTCTCTCTTACATCCATTCCTCCGGATGAGCAAAAGGTTATAGATCCTTTTTAATTCTGCCAAAAATGTGAGGTTATAGATTTTGATGAATAATTTTGGGAATGAAAAATCCCATGATCCCATCTCTGAATTTACATCTGAAATTGGCCGCACCCTGTTAAAGTGTATACTGCATTTATTTGATTGTCATATTTCTCATACGCCACGAAACCCCGTTGCTTCAAGTTCAACACTTCAAATCCCGTTATGTATTCAATTCTTTTGAAGAATCAAGATTTGTTTTTTATTTAGTTACAAGATCATATAGATATTTGGAATGATTATTGTGCcttttataataattttgattGAAATTTGGAGTGCTTTCCTCCAATTATCGTTGTGCTCATTTGTTGTTAACCTTTGTGAATGGTTGTTCATTTCAATGCAATATTACAGAGAGCCTCACTATTTTAGCCAGTTTAGCATTTTGTGGGTGgatgtaaaataattaatacatTATACACAACGCATTCACATGTCAGACTCTTTGTAATTTTCTTTGTATTGTCTTATGCGCGTCAACCGATGTACCCGACTTCCTCTGTTGGAAAATTTGAATTCTTATCATCAATAGGGGGCTACATAGAAGTCAAATCATGCTCGTGTGAGTCTATATAAAAGTGGTGTTTTGCGCTCAAATGTTAAACATGCAATTTTATGTATTGCTCTAGCATAAACATATTGGAGTTTTTGTTAATTGATGAGAAGTTAATGGATGGCTTTAGATATGGGGAGGTGACAATGATCGTGTTGTGTTGGATGATTCTGATCTCGATATGATTTCTGATAAGTTACGATTGGCATCAGTTGATGACTCTAAAGAAACCAAAGAGATGGAAAAGCCAGCTGTAGATTTCGAGAAGTCTGACGAAGAATTGGCTCGTATGCTACAGGTTCTTGCAATTAATATTGAGTTAGTTAGTTATTTATGCTCTCATCAccagattattactttttatcctaTCATCCATTATGTGGTTAAAGTGGTATCTTCTTGACAACTCAGTGAAAGATTATGTTAACAACATTTAGCAAAGTAATACTACAGGCGTGAGTGAAATTTACCCAACGTTACCAGTAGAGCGGTGATAACGTACGAAACCAATAGTATTTTgagattaaaatataaaataattagaaATGATTCCTGGAGAGGAATTTTCTGTACTGTGTTATGGTTTTGTATTCCCTTTACTTATAGGCTATGACTCTTTCTTGCCTTAGAAAGTTGTTATTTTAGGTGAATCCCGTTAGTTTTGGTTTAGAAACTGAACATTGAACTAAGTTGATGCTCTTTTTCTTGTTTCTATTTAGGGgttcatttatttttaatttcctACCGATGttcaattaaaatcttaatcTTAAACTAATTGATTCTTGATCATGAGGTAATATTGACAATTGTATTACTACAGCCGAAGCATAGGAGGGAGAGCACTGCATCAACTGCAGGTGTTGGAGAAACATAAACTGCATATATTCTATCTTATTTTCTCTTAATTATTCTGTGAGccagataaaattttgaatgaGTTGTTTATCTGTTGAAGAACTATAAAGAATAATATGGATTTTGCAGGCAGAAGAAGACGCGTTAATGATGCAACATTTTATTTCAAGTGAAAATACAACACAAGTCGAGCAGAAGCTTCGGTCCTATGTTGACCAAGTTTTAATGGTAAGAATGCTTGTTTGTTCCATTTATATATTTGATCTTTATCCTCCAACAATTTAAATCTCCTTTCCTTCTTATTTTAATTCTCATGATGAGTAGTAGAATTGATTAAAAAATACAGAGGTatatattttgttgtttttcttTGCTGCTATGTAAGTTGTTTTGGTGATGTggtttattttcattatatttaacgAGTTTAACAACACATCCATGTAAGTTGGTATTATTTTGGCACAGTATGAGGAGCTGCATCGACAGGAGGCAGCTAGAAAGACGGTACCTGTGGACAAACTTGAGGAGAAAGCAGAGGTTGCATTGGCCAGGGTAAGTTATCCTATCTTCAATCTCTAGTTTGGTATCTTCTGACAGAAATTCAACTCGAGAAAATATATAGAGCTCTGAAATTTAAACCGTGAAGCACTACTGTTTTGATTAGAAATAGTGTTTATTTAAACATTATGGGTAACTCAAAATCAGTTAAATCGACATCCTTGCTTTGATTACATTAAGGACTCGAATAATTAAACGAGGATTACAAAGCGTTCTTAAGCATTAGAAGATGTCCTATTGGCTTTCTAGAGCTCTCTTAATAAAAGGGCGCTTGAAAGCCACCCATATGATATAAGGTGTCAAACTCCTTTTGGTCGTTAGGTTTTTATTATGCGCTTATTAGATGTGAGTGCCTTTTCTATTTTTTGATGGTGGGTAGAGGGATCAATATGTGACTCACACTCCTTTTTATGTGGACAAAGTTAAGGACTATTGTCTACTAGGTATAGAAAGATTAAACTTCCAGTTCACAGTAATTTAACTTCGACCATTTTTGGGTGACTCTGGTGAACTGACAGATTGTGTTTACTAACTTTATATTTTAGGTGCAACTTTTGACTGAAGTACATCCATATTTGCGGTGGTAGATAATAGATTTTATCATCTTGGATTCAGGCAGTTGACATTTGAGAGATGAAAATTGTTTCGAAAATTTGTATAATTTGATGGATTATGATTCTAAAAATCTATAATTATTGTTAAATTTAGAaatgtttttctttttgttgGAGTTTCTATATCCGATTTTATACTTGGAATCTGTATCCGTCTACTTTAATTAAGGAAGGAAACTTCAGTCCTACTAAAGATGAACTTGATCATGCATTCCTGCTGCAGCTGCTCTTCTGGTTCAAGCAATCTTTCAGGTCTAAGCCCTCTGTTCTTGTGTGACAATGAATGAATGAGCCAATAGTTATGCATACCATAAAAGACAATATTAGATTTATTAGCATTGTTTGTACTTGCAGTGTAATATTTGGTGATACTACAGGAACTGTTTTTCATGAACCATATTTCAAATATATGATGCATCTTTTTTCATGGAAATGTTTCCCATCGCGCATAGTGGAAATAGTTGGAATCAACAAATTTAAGAATTGATCACTgattatttatgaatttttaaggCAAGTTAGCTTTTCTAGACGAGTGTTTGAAAGTGGATGTCAGTTTAAGGAAATATAATTTTTGCCCAGTTACCAGAATGTTTATTAGTAGAAAGGTCTTGATATAGTCCCAACTCCTGTATGTTTTATACTCTGTTAGTAGAATTAACTGCAAACAGCAGTTTTTAATTAAAGAATAGGTGATATTGGGAGTTGGTATTAAGgggaaaaaaacaaataaaatataaaaattaaaatgaccTTCCATCCACTTTTCAACCTTGGAACTTGTTTTTGCCAAAGTGATAGTTTATGCCAAAAGTAGTGAGTGTGCCCTGCAAACATATTCTGCAAGAGTTAATATGTTGTCAAATAGTTCTTGTCAATGAAAAGTTTATCGTTGCCagttatttattaaattattttcagattttgTTGTACTTTTTGTTTCCAATATCATTCATGCACATCTCTTAATAATACATTAGCAACTTACTAGAAAAATCCATTGATTTTCAATTTTGATGGCTCTAGGTGGGTAAATGCTCCTCCATGTGACAATTGCAACAATGACACAATCGATCAGGGAATGGGCACTGCAAATCATTTGGAATTACAATTCAGAGCATCTAGAGTTGAAATTTACCGGTATTTCTCAGTGAtttttttaaactattttttcGTCCTTTTATCAGTTGTGTAATGGTTTGCCATAGAAACTTGACATCCCAGATGCCAAGTGCCAATCATATATTACTTTGGTAAAACCCATGCTGTTTAATTCTTTCCTTGTTATGGTACTCCACTATGTTTTGTTGCTGGTCAATCAAAGTCATTACACCTGATATAGTTGAGACATTCCATTTTTTTGTGACCTTTTCTCTCAGCATTTGAGTATGTGTACAACATCCATGATTATTCTTGAAAATGATGAGatattattctaattattttgttttgaattcTCTTTATGAGCCTTCACTAAAACTGATTGGAATTTGATATTGAACATATGCATGTATTTGTTTTCCATTTGACATTGTTGTCAATATCTACAGCTGCAATTCATGCTCCACAATCACCCGGTTCCCTAGATATAGTGATCCATTGAAGGTATGATATTTCAGTCTCTGAGAAGTTTTTGACTCACGAATTTGTTCAAAGTTGTTCTTTTGCAGCTTCTAGAAACGAGAAAGGGGAGATGTGGTGAGTGGGCTAATTGTTTCACACTATATTGTCGAGCGTTTGGCTATGATTCTCGGTTGGTAAGTTCTCTATGTGAGAAATTAATAAGCTCTTTTAATGGAGAACTTCATAAGCCTCTTTGGATAAGCCTTACACACACGTGTGTGCATGTTCGTGTTGGCAAGTTCTTGAGAATGACCCAACACCTAAGCAAGCATAAATATATCCTAGTTCCGGTATCCACTCTAAACTTTATTGACGATGCAAAGTTAGTTATCAATTACTAGCCATTATAATTCCCCAATTGAGTTCGTATTAATTAGATTGTTAATGATTCAATACAACTATCAAATTTTACAAATAAGTACTATGAATCTGATGTTGAATGCAATTACTATTGTGAACTATTATGATCCTTCTACTCATGACATATGGACcctcttttaatttttcaatGAATTGGGGTGTCCCTGAAATGTGAACTCATCTCATAGGTCGTGTGCTTCTTATGGTATCTAAATGTATTTTATTCAGTCATTATGTATATTAGAGATTCAAAGTTATCCAAAAAATTTGGTTTTCTCTAAATTCAGGCTAAGACAACTACTGTGATTTAGCAGGTTCATCAGTCAAGATACTAGTTCttcttttcttattattaatttattttaataaatacacAAGCTTAGGCATAGCCCTTCCATGCAGCATGTGCCTTTACGTTGAAGCTCCAAATTTGGTGTGCTTTAGAGGCTCTAGACACATTTTAAGCATGTTTTAAAAGTACAGAGAGCAAATCTAAGATGAAATGCAAGATAATAATGATTAGgttatttatttttctattaAATAAACGTACAGATAGCATATTTACTTTTCTATTAAAAATTAGGTTAttattcaataattattatataatcgAGCAAAATGTAATCtaagaagaaaatattttattttgaattaatgAGTTTGTTTGGATAGAAATTTTGGTGGACTAGATTTGTGGTGTTGAAAATTTTACTTGGACTTTTTGGATGGGAGTGAAGTGAGTTTGCTTAGAAATCTTCTCTGAATTAAATATTGTTGGTACTTTGTATGGTCCAAACTTTTGTATAAATACTGACATCATTATTCTAGTCTATTTgagttatataaataaattcttttttgAGATATTGATACAAAAGTTTCCCAAAAACGGGCTCTTGTGTTTTTATGATGTTTGCAGATCTTGGATTTCACAGATCATCTTTGGACTGAGTGCTTCTCTCCGTTTTTGGGAAGGTAAAAATTGGATCTTTCCCCATTGTTTTTGTATATGATATTCTTTCTATTCGAATGTCAAATAATACAAACTTGTGCAGATGGATGCATCTTGATCCATGTGAAGGAATTTATGACAATCCACTACTATATGAGAAAGGGTACTAGCTTTAGTTGCTTCTTACAGAATCTTTATGGTTTCGGATTACAAAACATATGTTGTAATGATCTTTGGATCAAGTAATTTTAAATGATGGTCATTGAACCATATAGATTCTGAATCTTTCAACTTTATTTTGAAGGTGGAATAAGGAATTGAGCTATGTATTTGCCCTATCTAGAAATGGTGTCTATGATGTCACCAAGCGATACACTAGAAAGTGGCACGAGGTATAAAATATTACAacttttgatttattatttGGACCTTATGTCTTCCCGATACATCCGTATAAAATCTGTGTCTAGAGTTTGAGTTCTGATGCATCTCTTTATTCAGGTATTGTCTAGAAGAGTTCTAATTACTGAGCCTACTTTGGCAGCTATTTTAAGCAATATAACAGGAGAACTTCGTCGGAACCTTGCTTCTGAGATGCGGTTAAAGCTTGATGATAATGACAAGACTGAAGCAGAAGAACTTGAGAGGAACTTGTTTTCTATAGATGATGCTTCAGTCTCACTTCCTGGAAGACAAAGTGGGGATAAAGCTTGGCGCTTATCAAGAGCAGAATTTGTCTCTGACAACCATTGTTCTATGAGTTCTTCATCCTGTCCAGTTCGTAGATGCGTAGATGAGCATGTGACAAAGATATACAATGCATTTTCACCGGTCATTTATCAGTTAGCAGAGCACGCATCTAACAAATTTAGAGCAACTGAAATCCTTGaaacatttaaaagaattttgattAGTCTGAAGAACTCCTCTTTCAGAATCAGGAGAACTAAGATAAATCCATTGTCGACTAATTCATTGTTCTGTAAGATGATTCCCTCTTTTGGTAAATTGTTTGATGCACTCTCATTGAAGACTGAAGCGGTTGTCGATGGAACTACTGATTTATGTAT contains the following coding sequences:
- the LOC142506165 gene encoding peptide-N(4)-(N-acetyl-beta-glucosaminyl)asparagine amidase isoform X2, encoding MVARKFVVQHGDSAFDLDYDTDDGFEVLKFQLFSLTSIPPDEQKIWGGDNDRVVLDDSDLDMISDKLRLASVDDSKETKEMEKPAVDFEKSDEELARMLQAEEDALMMQHFISSENTTQVEQKLRSYVDQVLMYEELHRQEAARKTVPVDKLEEKAEVALAREGNFSPTKDELDHAFLLQLLFWFKQSFRWVNAPPCDNCNNDTIDQGMGTANHLELQFRASRVEIYRCNSCSTITRFPRYSDPLKLLETRKGRCGEWANCFTLYCRAFGYDSRLILDFTDHLWTECFSPFLGRWMHLDPCEGIYDNPLLYEKGWNKELSYVFALSRNGVYDVTKRYTRKWHEVLSRRVLITEPTLAAILSNITGELRRNLASEMRLKLDDNDKTEAEELERNLFSIDDASVSLPGRQSGDKAWRLSRAEFVSDNHCSMSSSSCPVRRCVDEHVTKIYNAFSPVIYQLAEHASNKFRATEILETFKRILISLKNSSFRIRRTKINPLSTNSLFCKMIPSFGKLFDALSLKTEAVVDGTTDLCIASDPVKTSLALPVIFHALDDLILNVNNCETLNKSLHWPLLKLNRICSGFVLASGEELPFGIATSAFDGIRMSKWEEPNGATGCWITYKTSDNQRHELVAYELMSANDAPERDPKDWVIEGSADGGTSWNILDEQTSQEFVKRYQRKTYEIRSPTFLANAFRFRFIAVRDAKSTSKFQIGSIDLYARTDAITGVK
- the LOC142506165 gene encoding peptide-N(4)-(N-acetyl-beta-glucosaminyl)asparagine amidase isoform X4, with product MEKPAVDFEKSDEELARMLQAEEDALMMQHFISSENTTQVEQKLRSYVDQVLMYEELHRQEAARKTVPVDKLEEKAEVALAREGNFSPTKDELDHAFLLQLLFWFKQSFRWVNAPPCDNCNNDTIDQGMGTANHLELQFRASRVEIYRCNSCSTITRFPRYSDPLKLLETRKGRCGEWANCFTLYCRAFGYDSRLILDFTDHLWTECFSPFLGRWMHLDPCEGIYDNPLLYEKGWNKELSYVFALSRNGVYDVTKRYTRKWHEVLSRRVLITEPTLAAILSNITGELRRNLASEMRLKLDDNDKTEAEELERNLFSIDDASVSLPGRQSGDKAWRLSRAEFVSDNHCSMSSSSCPVRRCVDEHVTKIYNAFSPVIYQLAEHASNKFRATEILETFKRILISLKNSSFRIRRTKINPLSTNSLFCKMIPSFGKLFDALSLKTEAVVDGTTDLCIASDPVKTSLALPVIFHALDDLILNVNNCETLNKSLHWPLLKLNRICSGFVLASGEELPFGIRFSIMTINKATSAFDGIRMSKWEEPNGATGCWITYKTSDNQRHELVAYELMSANDAPERDPKDWVIEGSADGGTSWNILDEQTSQEFVKRYQRKTYEIRSPTFLANAFRFRFIAVRDAKSTSKFQIGSIDLYARTDAITGVK
- the LOC142506165 gene encoding peptide-N(4)-(N-acetyl-beta-glucosaminyl)asparagine amidase isoform X1; protein product: MVARKFVVQHGDSAFDLDYDTDDGFEVLKFQLFSLTSIPPDEQKIWGGDNDRVVLDDSDLDMISDKLRLASVDDSKETKEMEKPAVDFEKSDEELARMLQAEEDALMMQHFISSENTTQVEQKLRSYVDQVLMYEELHRQEAARKTVPVDKLEEKAEVALAREGNFSPTKDELDHAFLLQLLFWFKQSFRWVNAPPCDNCNNDTIDQGMGTANHLELQFRASRVEIYRCNSCSTITRFPRYSDPLKLLETRKGRCGEWANCFTLYCRAFGYDSRLILDFTDHLWTECFSPFLGRWMHLDPCEGIYDNPLLYEKGWNKELSYVFALSRNGVYDVTKRYTRKWHEVLSRRVLITEPTLAAILSNITGELRRNLASEMRLKLDDNDKTEAEELERNLFSIDDASVSLPGRQSGDKAWRLSRAEFVSDNHCSMSSSSCPVRRCVDEHVTKIYNAFSPVIYQLAEHASNKFRATEILETFKRILISLKNSSFRIRRTKINPLSTNSLFCKMIPSFGKLFDALSLKTEAVVDGTTDLCIASDPVKTSLALPVIFHALDDLILNVNNCETLNKSLHWPLLKLNRICSGFVLASGEELPFGIRFSIMTINKATSAFDGIRMSKWEEPNGATGCWITYKTSDNQRHELVAYELMSANDAPERDPKDWVIEGSADGGTSWNILDEQTSQEFVKRYQRKTYEIRSPTFLANAFRFRFIAVRDAKSTSKFQIGSIDLYARTDAITGVK
- the LOC142506165 gene encoding peptide-N(4)-(N-acetyl-beta-glucosaminyl)asparagine amidase isoform X3 codes for the protein MVARKFVVQHGDSAFDLDYDTDDGFEVLKFQLFSLTSIPPDEQKIWGGDNDRVVLDDSDLDMISDKLRLASVDDSKETKEMEKPAVDFEKSDEELARMLQAEEDALMMQHFISSENTTQVEQKLRSYVDQVLMYEELHRQEAARKTVPVDKLEEKAEVALAREGNFSPTKDELDHAFLLQLLFWFKQSFRWVNAPPCDNCNNDTIDQGMGTANHLELQFRASRVEIYRCNSCSTITRFPRYSDPLKLLETRKGRCGEWANCFTLYCRAFGYDSRLILDFTDHLWTECFSPFLGRWMHLDPCEGIYDNPLLYEKGWNKELSYVFALSRNGVYDVTKRYTRKWHEVLSRRVLITEPTLAAILSNITGELRRNLASEMRLKLDDNDKTEAEELERNLFSIDDASVSLPGRQSGDKAWRLSRAEFVSDNHCSMSSSSCPVRRCVDEHVTKIYNAFSPVIYQLAEHASNKFRATEILETFKRILISLKNSSFRIRRTKINPLSTNSLFCKMIPSFGKLFDALSLKTEAVVDGTTDLCIASDPVKTSLALPVIFHALDDLILNVNNCETLNKSLHWPLLKLNRICSGFVLASGEELPFGIRFSIMTINKATSAFDGIRMSKWEEPNGATGCWITYKTSDNQRHELVAYELMSANDAPERDPKDWVIEGSADGGTSWNILDEQTSQEFVKRYQRKTYEIRFRFIAVRDAKSTSKFQIGSIDLYARTDAITGVK
- the LOC142506165 gene encoding peptide-N(4)-(N-acetyl-beta-glucosaminyl)asparagine amidase isoform X5: MMQHFISSENTTQVEQKLRSYVDQVLMYEELHRQEAARKTVPVDKLEEKAEVALAREGNFSPTKDELDHAFLLQLLFWFKQSFRWVNAPPCDNCNNDTIDQGMGTANHLELQFRASRVEIYRCNSCSTITRFPRYSDPLKLLETRKGRCGEWANCFTLYCRAFGYDSRLILDFTDHLWTECFSPFLGRWMHLDPCEGIYDNPLLYEKGWNKELSYVFALSRNGVYDVTKRYTRKWHEVLSRRVLITEPTLAAILSNITGELRRNLASEMRLKLDDNDKTEAEELERNLFSIDDASVSLPGRQSGDKAWRLSRAEFVSDNHCSMSSSSCPVRRCVDEHVTKIYNAFSPVIYQLAEHASNKFRATEILETFKRILISLKNSSFRIRRTKINPLSTNSLFCKMIPSFGKLFDALSLKTEAVVDGTTDLCIASDPVKTSLALPVIFHALDDLILNVNNCETLNKSLHWPLLKLNRICSGFVLASGEELPFGIRFSIMTINKATSAFDGIRMSKWEEPNGATGCWITYKTSDNQRHELVAYELMSANDAPERDPKDWVIEGSADGGTSWNILDEQTSQEFVKRYQRKTYEIRSPTFLANAFRFRFIAVRDAKSTSKFQIGSIDLYARTDAITGVK